In one Mucilaginibacter sp. PAMB04168 genomic region, the following are encoded:
- a CDS encoding DUF4295 domain-containing protein: protein MAKKVVATLKTGKGKEYSKVITMVKSTKTGAYSFKEQIVHNDHVKDAITEAKA from the coding sequence ATGGCAAAGAAAGTAGTTGCAACCCTGAAAACCGGTAAAGGTAAAGAGTACTCTAAAGTAATTACCATGGTTAAATCAACCAAAACAGGTGCTTACTCATTCAAAGAGCAAATCGTACATAACGATCACGTTAAAGATGCGATCACTGAAGCTAAAGCTTAA
- the rpmG gene encoding 50S ribosomal protein L33: MAKKGNRVQVILECTEHKESGMPGMSRYITTKNKKNTTERLELKKFNPVLRKVTTHKEIK, from the coding sequence ATGGCAAAGAAAGGCAATAGAGTTCAGGTAATATTAGAGTGCACCGAGCATAAAGAAAGTGGTATGCCAGGTATGTCTCGTTACATCACTACCAAGAACAAGAAAAATACAACCGAGCGTTTAGAATTGAAAAAATTCAACCCGGTATTACGTAAAGTAACCACTCACAAAGAAATTAAGTAA
- the rpmB gene encoding 50S ribosomal protein L28 has translation MSRICDLTGKSPMNGHNVSNSNVKTNRKFYPNLKIKKFYIPEEDKWITLKVSTSAVKTISKNGITACINKFVKKGYI, from the coding sequence ATGTCAAGAATTTGTGATTTAACAGGAAAAAGCCCGATGAACGGCCATAACGTTTCTAACTCAAACGTTAAGACTAACCGTAAGTTTTATCCTAACTTAAAAATCAAGAAGTTTTATATACCGGAAGAAGATAAATGGATTACTTTGAAAGTATCTACTTCGGCCGTAAAAACCATCAGCAAAAATGGTATAACTGCTTGTATCAATAAATTTGTTAAAAAAGGATATATATAG
- the acs gene encoding acetate--CoA ligase — translation MKITSFEQYKQIYEQSVNQPEQFWDEVANTFQWRKKWDKTLEWNFKEPNIKWFQGAKLNITENCLDRHLETNSDTPAIIWEPNDPTESHRVLTYKQLHDKVCQFANVLKNNGVQKGDRICIYMPMVPELSIAVLACARIGAVHSVIFGGFSAQSIADRIQDAQCNVVITADGGFRGAKDLPLKSVIDDALVQCRSVKRVIVLTRSRTPVSMIKGRDVWWEDEIKKVETQGNPACPAEEMDAEDMLFILYTSGSTGKPKGVVHTCGGYMVYTGYTFDTAFQYQPGEVYFCTADIGWITGHSYIVYGPLSQGATALMFEGVPTWPDAGRLWDIVEKFKVNILYTAPTAIRSLMSFGEDVLSGKNFSSLTKLGSVGEPLNEEAWHWFDEKIGHGECPIVDTWWQTETGGFMISPIANVTPLKPGYASLPLPGVQPVLVDENGKEIEGNGVSGNLCIKFPWPGMLRTTYGDHERCRQTYFATYDNMYFTGDGCLRDNDGYYRITGRVDDVLNVSGHRIGTAEVENAINMHSSVVESAVVGYPHDIKGQGVYAFVISPDKHENDELTRKDILMTVSRIIGPIAKPDKIQFVSGLPKTRSGKIMRRILRKIAEGDTSNLGDISTLLDPGVVEEIKAGAL, via the coding sequence ATGAAAATAACCTCTTTTGAGCAGTACAAGCAAATATACGAACAAAGCGTAAACCAGCCCGAACAGTTTTGGGACGAAGTAGCCAACACCTTTCAGTGGCGCAAAAAATGGGATAAAACGCTAGAATGGAATTTTAAGGAACCCAACATAAAATGGTTCCAGGGCGCAAAACTTAATATTACTGAAAACTGTTTGGACCGCCACCTCGAAACCAATAGCGATACACCGGCTATTATTTGGGAACCTAATGATCCTACTGAGTCGCATCGGGTGCTTACTTATAAGCAACTGCATGATAAAGTTTGCCAGTTTGCCAACGTGCTAAAAAATAACGGTGTGCAAAAAGGCGATCGTATTTGTATTTATATGCCTATGGTACCCGAGCTGTCAATAGCAGTGCTGGCTTGTGCGCGTATAGGTGCAGTACACTCCGTTATATTTGGCGGTTTCTCGGCACAATCAATTGCCGATCGTATTCAGGATGCACAATGCAATGTAGTAATTACGGCCGATGGCGGTTTTCGCGGAGCCAAGGATCTGCCTTTAAAATCTGTGATTGACGATGCACTGGTGCAGTGCCGGTCGGTTAAGCGCGTTATTGTGTTAACCCGCAGCCGTACACCTGTTAGTATGATTAAGGGCCGCGATGTGTGGTGGGAAGATGAGATTAAGAAAGTAGAAACACAGGGTAACCCGGCCTGTCCGGCCGAAGAGATGGATGCAGAAGACATGCTATTCATCTTGTATACATCAGGTTCAACCGGTAAACCTAAAGGCGTGGTACACACCTGCGGCGGCTACATGGTGTATACCGGTTATACTTTTGATACGGCTTTTCAGTATCAGCCTGGTGAGGTATACTTCTGTACAGCCGATATTGGCTGGATAACCGGTCACTCCTATATTGTATATGGTCCGCTATCACAGGGCGCTACGGCACTTATGTTTGAGGGCGTACCTACTTGGCCTGATGCAGGCCGGTTGTGGGATATTGTAGAAAAGTTTAAAGTAAATATTTTATATACCGCACCAACCGCCATCCGCTCGCTGATGAGTTTTGGTGAAGACGTACTGAGCGGTAAAAACTTTAGCTCCTTAACCAAGTTAGGGTCGGTAGGTGAACCGTTGAACGAAGAGGCCTGGCACTGGTTTGATGAAAAGATAGGACATGGCGAATGCCCTATTGTTGATACGTGGTGGCAAACCGAAACAGGCGGTTTCATGATATCGCCCATAGCCAATGTTACGCCGCTTAAGCCAGGTTATGCCAGCTTACCGCTGCCAGGGGTGCAACCGGTATTAGTTGATGAGAATGGTAAAGAGATTGAAGGCAACGGCGTAAGCGGCAACTTATGTATCAAGTTCCCTTGGCCGGGCATGCTGCGCACCACTTATGGCGACCATGAGCGCTGCCGCCAAACTTATTTTGCCACCTATGATAACATGTACTTTACCGGCGACGGCTGTTTGCGCGACAATGATGGCTATTACCGCATAACCGGCCGTGTAGATGATGTGTTAAACGTATCGGGTCACCGCATAGGTACTGCCGAGGTAGAGAACGCCATTAACATGCACAGCAGCGTAGTAGAATCGGCTGTGGTGGGTTACCCGCATGATATTAAAGGGCAGGGTGTATATGCATTCGTTATCAGCCCCGATAAGCATGAGAATGATGAATTGACCCGCAAAGATATTCTGATGACTGTAAGCCGTATTATTGGCCCTATTGCCAAGCCTGATAAAATTCAATTTGTAAGCGGCCTTCCTAAAACCCGGTCGGGCAAAATTATGCGCCGTATACTACGCAAAATAGCCGAGGGCGACACCAGCAACCTGGGCGATATCTCAACACTGTTAGATCCTGGTGTGGTAGAGGAAATAAAGGCTGGAGCGCTGTAA
- a CDS encoding CsbD family protein: MDKLEIKGGWNELKGKIKQAYGDLTEDDLTREEGKDDELLGKLQQKTGKGRDELVKWINSL, from the coding sequence ATGGATAAGCTAGAGATAAAAGGCGGCTGGAATGAGCTGAAAGGTAAAATTAAACAAGCCTACGGCGATCTTACAGAAGACGATCTGACACGCGAAGAAGGCAAAGACGATGAGTTGCTGGGCAAGCTTCAGCAAAAGACCGGCAAAGGCCGGGACGAACTCGTTAAATGGATAAACAGCTTATAA
- a CDS encoding zinc dependent phospholipase C family protein encodes MRFKRYFISCCLLLLAILSCPRPGKAFSILAHEAIIDAEWDLALKPILVKRYPNATLDELIKAHSYAYGGSLVADIGYMPGGNAYFTDLLHYVRSGEFITNLLGEARDLNEYAFALGAMSHYIADQYGHSMATNVTVPELYPDLKRKFGNVVTYEEDHTSHSRMEFAYDVVQVGRSNYASVAYHDFIGFNITPYPLERAFLKTYGQHLNVVVPNFKTSIGRMRWGVKNLFPALTKAAWNAKKDDIVKANEKATKRSFRYKMSKRMYTTEFGSKDNKPDFTSRAVAFLVRILPKVGPLKNLKFVYPGLEGEKRFVQVFDTIINKYHVALTDWDNNRLKLKDINLDVGAELACGQYMLADKTHCELVTNLHKEQFSCLSEDIQAHLTSYFNGVGLHELYKNHPEDEGAMHMALREMKKHPAVADNLSGLDASVKVSGVTSQKTIAGIK; translated from the coding sequence ATGCGCTTTAAACGTTATTTTATCTCTTGTTGTCTGCTTTTGCTGGCTATTTTAAGCTGCCCGAGGCCAGGTAAAGCATTTTCTATATTAGCACACGAAGCTATTATAGATGCCGAATGGGACCTGGCTTTAAAACCCATTCTTGTAAAACGATATCCGAATGCAACGCTGGATGAACTGATTAAGGCTCATTCTTATGCCTACGGGGGGAGCCTGGTGGCTGATATTGGGTATATGCCCGGAGGTAATGCCTATTTTACCGATTTACTTCACTACGTACGCAGCGGCGAATTTATTACCAACCTTTTGGGCGAAGCGCGCGACCTGAACGAGTACGCTTTTGCACTCGGCGCCATGTCGCACTACATAGCCGACCAGTATGGCCATAGTATGGCAACCAATGTTACAGTGCCCGAATTGTATCCCGATTTGAAAAGGAAGTTTGGCAATGTAGTTACATACGAAGAAGACCACACTTCGCACAGTCGCATGGAATTTGCTTACGATGTTGTGCAGGTAGGGCGCAGCAATTACGCCTCTGTAGCTTATCATGATTTTATTGGATTTAATATAACTCCTTACCCATTGGAGCGGGCATTTTTAAAGACCTACGGACAGCACCTTAATGTAGTCGTACCCAATTTTAAAACCAGCATAGGCAGGATGCGCTGGGGTGTTAAAAATCTTTTTCCGGCGTTAACTAAGGCCGCATGGAATGCTAAAAAAGATGATATTGTAAAAGCGAACGAGAAGGCTACCAAGCGCAGCTTTAGATACAAAATGAGCAAGCGTATGTACACCACCGAGTTTGGCAGCAAAGATAACAAGCCCGATTTTACATCCCGCGCTGTAGCATTTTTAGTTCGCATACTGCCCAAGGTTGGCCCTTTAAAAAACCTGAAGTTTGTTTACCCCGGCCTTGAAGGTGAAAAGCGTTTTGTACAGGTGTTTGATACCATCATCAATAAGTACCATGTAGCGTTAACCGATTGGGATAATAACCGCCTTAAACTAAAAGATATTAACCTTGATGTTGGCGCTGAATTGGCTTGTGGCCAATACATGCTGGCCGATAAGACACATTGTGAACTGGTAACCAACTTGCACAAGGAACAGTTTTCCTGTTTAAGTGAAGATATCCAGGCTCATTTAACAAGCTATTTTAATGGGGTAGGGCTGCATGAATTATACAAAAATCACCCGGAAGACGAAGGTGCTATGCATATGGCTTTACGCGAAATGAAAAAGCATCCGGCCGTAGCCGACAATTTGAGCGGGCTTGATGCCAGTGTAAAGGTTAGTGGTGTAACTTCACAAAAAACCATTGCAGGCATTAAGTAG
- a CDS encoding PA2169 family four-helix-bundle protein, with protein METLAKSAEILSDLIEINNDRSAGFQRALKDLGDGDLDLKTLFEEYSNQSRQFAQELTAVAAQGGADTDTGNSATGTLHRAWIEVKALFSGHDRAAILQECERGEDAIKKAYKEALLPENGLSGEALQLVSTQAQAIGQAHDRIKALRDSQ; from the coding sequence ATGGAAACTTTAGCTAAATCAGCAGAAATATTAAGCGATTTAATAGAAATTAATAATGACCGTAGCGCCGGTTTTCAACGTGCTTTGAAAGACTTAGGCGATGGCGATTTAGACCTGAAAACTTTGTTTGAAGAGTACAGTAATCAAAGCCGCCAATTTGCACAAGAGTTAACGGCTGTTGCAGCCCAGGGCGGCGCCGATACTGATACCGGCAACAGCGCAACCGGTACTCTGCACCGCGCATGGATTGAAGTAAAAGCTTTATTTAGCGGCCATGACCGTGCAGCTATTTTACAAGAATGCGAACGCGGCGAGGATGCCATTAAAAAAGCTTATAAAGAAGCTTTATTGCCAGAGAACGGCTTATCGGGCGAGGCACTGCAATTAGTGTCAACACAAGCTCAGGCTATTGGCCAGGCACATGATCGTATCAAAGCTTTGCGCGACAGCCAATAA
- a CDS encoding DUF4350 domain-containing protein — protein MKMLYCYSLACALSLTSLIASAQTVTLDYHFNHETHKGKNGQAERFHYLWDEKASSGYSILGETFTKQGFQLKSLEDAPTAGNLKGTQVYIIVDPDKPKENPNPNYIQKADVDNIAAWVKQGGVLVMLANDSANVELPHFNKLAGVFGIHFNDDLTNHVIDDAHFADGGVSVTGNPVFKTAKRIFMKDVCSISTIGNAKPVLKNSAGATLIASSKYGKGTVIAISDPWLYDEYTNGRLPAEYENDKAAYDLVVWLKSLVPKS, from the coding sequence ATGAAGATGCTCTACTGCTATAGCTTGGCTTGTGCCTTAAGTTTAACGTCGCTTATTGCCTCTGCGCAAACCGTTACGCTCGATTACCATTTTAACCACGAAACACATAAAGGTAAGAACGGGCAAGCCGAGCGCTTTCATTACCTGTGGGATGAGAAAGCCAGCAGCGGCTATTCTATTTTGGGTGAAACATTCACAAAACAAGGCTTTCAATTAAAATCGTTGGAAGATGCCCCAACTGCGGGTAATTTAAAAGGTACGCAGGTTTACATTATTGTTGATCCTGATAAACCTAAAGAGAATCCTAATCCTAACTATATCCAAAAAGCTGATGTAGATAACATTGCCGCCTGGGTTAAGCAGGGCGGTGTGCTGGTAATGTTAGCTAATGACAGTGCCAACGTGGAGCTGCCGCATTTTAACAAGCTGGCAGGTGTATTCGGTATTCACTTTAATGATGACCTGACTAACCATGTAATAGACGATGCACATTTTGCCGATGGCGGTGTAAGTGTAACAGGTAACCCGGTATTTAAAACCGCCAAGCGTATTTTTATGAAAGATGTATGCTCCATAAGCACTATCGGCAATGCAAAACCTGTGCTTAAAAATAGCGCCGGTGCTACATTAATAGCCAGTTCTAAATACGGTAAAGGCACGGTTATCGCTATCAGTGATCCCTGGCTTTATGATGAGTATACCAATGGCCGCCTGCCTGCAGAGTATGAAAATGATAAAGCTGCCTACGATTTGGTAGTTTGGCTAAAGTCACTCGTTCCAAAATCTTAA
- a CDS encoding TonB-dependent receptor: protein MKFFTTLALCLLLTVTCYAQNAIKIYVKDASTQQPLAGVTVTLLGTGNATSSDTSGLIALNNIPNGRQIIKFRYTGYTQRQDTLIFPLSTNGFLEILLSVEEEELDEVVVTATRSSRTIASIPTRVEVISGEELDEKGNMKPGDIRMLLAESTGIQTQQTSATSGNSSIRIQGLDGKYTQIIRDGFPLYSGFSGGLGLLQVAPLDLQQVEVIKGSSSTLYGGGAIAGLVNLVSKKPTSERQLNLLLNGTSAAGLDASLFYAQKFRKVGTTIYAAYNHGSPYDPSDIDLTAIPRYNRYTLNPKLFVYLNDHTTLTAGINATTEKRIGGDLHYINGNGNAQHFYFEENKTGRYSTQLSLTHQLNNTEQLTFKNSVSYYDRAINLPDYRFSGVQLSTYSEANYGRNGEHADWVAGLNVLTDHFSEDAVSTFPLRNYSHNTLGAFVQNTWNAAPEFTLETGLRGDYHNRYGFFVLPRLSGLWKINPQWSARLGGGLGYKAPNVFTEDAERIQFRNVLPIDVNHTRAERSYGTNLDVNYKTALFDGQVSLSINQLLFYTRVDNPILLTTLGNGNLQYLQPRADLNTKGLETNIKITYSDFKLFVGYTLADVTQHIENTISPYPLVARHRLNNVLMYEVEDKWKIGAEAYYFSKQQLNDGTTGKSYWTAGLMIEKLWERFSIFVNFENLTDTRQTRFDTIYTGSITNPTFRDIYAPLDGFVVNGGIKVRF, encoded by the coding sequence ATGAAGTTCTTTACTACGCTTGCCTTATGCCTTTTGCTCACCGTTACCTGCTATGCTCAAAATGCAATTAAAATATATGTTAAAGACGCAAGCACACAGCAGCCGCTTGCAGGAGTTACAGTAACGCTACTTGGCACAGGAAACGCCACCAGTTCTGATACCTCAGGACTCATTGCTTTAAACAACATACCCAATGGCCGTCAAATCATAAAATTCAGGTATACAGGTTATACTCAACGGCAGGACACGCTTATTTTTCCCCTGTCAACTAACGGCTTTTTGGAAATACTATTGAGTGTTGAAGAGGAAGAACTGGACGAGGTCGTAGTTACGGCCACCCGAAGCAGCCGTACTATTGCCAGTATACCTACCCGTGTGGAAGTTATATCAGGCGAAGAACTGGATGAGAAAGGCAACATGAAGCCCGGCGATATCCGCATGCTGCTGGCCGAGAGTACTGGTATACAAACGCAGCAAACATCGGCCACCAGCGGTAATTCCAGCATCCGCATTCAGGGCCTGGATGGTAAGTATACCCAGATTATTCGCGACGGCTTCCCGCTGTACTCGGGCTTTTCGGGCGGGTTGGGCCTATTACAGGTGGCTCCGCTTGATTTGCAGCAAGTGGAGGTAATTAAAGGTTCTTCATCTACCCTGTACGGCGGCGGCGCTATTGCCGGATTGGTAAACCTGGTATCGAAAAAGCCAACCAGTGAGCGTCAGCTTAATTTGCTGCTGAATGGTACCTCAGCAGCCGGACTGGACGCCAGCTTGTTTTATGCTCAAAAATTCCGCAAGGTGGGCACAACCATATATGCGGCGTATAACCATGGCTCGCCTTATGATCCGTCAGACATTGATTTAACGGCCATTCCGCGTTATAACCGCTACACGCTTAATCCTAAACTGTTTGTTTACCTGAACGACCACACCACACTAACCGCCGGCATAAACGCCACCACCGAGAAACGTATTGGTGGCGATTTACATTATATAAATGGCAATGGAAATGCCCAGCATTTTTATTTTGAAGAAAACAAAACAGGCCGTTATAGTACGCAATTAAGCTTAACGCATCAATTAAATAATACTGAACAGCTCACTTTTAAAAACAGCGTTAGCTATTATGACCGCGCTATTAACCTGCCCGATTACCGCTTTTCGGGTGTACAACTTTCTACCTATAGCGAGGCAAACTACGGCCGCAATGGCGAACATGCCGACTGGGTGGCCGGCTTGAATGTACTGACCGATCATTTCAGTGAAGATGCAGTAAGCACTTTCCCGCTGCGCAATTACAGTCACAACACATTGGGCGCATTTGTGCAAAACACCTGGAATGCCGCACCGGAATTTACTTTAGAAACCGGGCTGCGCGGCGATTACCATAACCGGTATGGGTTCTTTGTACTGCCTCGTCTTTCGGGCTTATGGAAAATTAATCCGCAATGGAGTGCCCGGCTGGGCGGTGGCTTAGGGTATAAAGCACCCAATGTATTTACAGAGGATGCCGAGCGCATACAGTTTAGAAATGTGCTACCCATTGATGTAAACCATACCCGGGCCGAACGCTCCTATGGCACCAACCTGGACGTAAATTATAAAACCGCTTTATTTGATGGGCAGGTAAGTTTGAGCATCAATCAGCTTTTATTTTATACCCGGGTCGATAATCCCATCCTGCTTACCACTCTGGGCAACGGCAACCTGCAATACCTGCAACCCCGGGCCGACTTAAACACCAAGGGGCTAGAAACCAACATTAAGATTACTTACAGCGATTTTAAACTGTTTGTGGGTTATACCCTGGCTGATGTGACACAGCATATAGAAAACACAATTAGCCCTTACCCACTGGTTGCACGCCACCGGCTAAATAACGTACTGATGTATGAGGTTGAAGACAAATGGAAAATTGGTGCCGAGGCCTACTATTTTAGTAAGCAGCAGTTGAACGATGGTACAACCGGCAAAAGCTACTGGACAGCCGGGCTGATGATAGAAAAACTATGGGAGCGCTTCTCTATCTTCGTTAATTTTGAAAACCTGACCGATACCCGCCAAACCCGGTTCGATACCATTTATACCGGCAGTATTACCAACCCAACCTTTAGAGACATCTATGCCCCGCTGGACGGCTTTGTGGTAAATGGAGGAATCAAGGTTCGGTTCTAA
- a CDS encoding PAS domain S-box protein, protein MDSLTNGEFSFSPETQHRDFELLTQALDASISGMIITDNQQPDNPIIYCNTAFEKMTGYSRKEIIGRNCRLLQGEDRSQKERDIIKHAIQQGEHCVVEIRNYTKTGELFWNELYVSPIKSATGNVTHFIGVQHDVTRRKKAELELLHQQDVMEKKIEERTKVIRESEEYLASIYQTVRESLIVLDPDFKVLSINYHFLKTFKVSVGETEGKGLYELGNGQWNIAKLKELLESILPTNNPVENFEVEHDFPHIGRKVMLLNAHRVELEGQYKDRILIAIEDITDRREIERRKDDFLSIASHELRTPLTTIKGYVQMMIRFMPEGANEKFKNIVDKTGLYVERLNTLIAELLDVSRIQTGNIELHKEPFDFDKMIYETVEGMQTANKEHRIIVRGRSTNNFTGDESHLVQVMNNLLSNAIKYAPDAREVQVYLSLVSNYLKVSVTDYGMGISSDDQKRIFERFYRAGEIQQHFPGMGIGLYVCDQIIKNHGGTLWVESEKGKGSTFSFTLPLNEKDNHE, encoded by the coding sequence TTGGATAGCTTAACTAACGGAGAATTTTCTTTTTCGCCCGAGACTCAGCATAGGGACTTTGAGCTGCTTACTCAGGCGCTTGATGCCAGCATTTCGGGTATGATTATTACCGATAATCAACAACCCGACAATCCTATAATTTATTGCAATACCGCTTTTGAGAAGATGACCGGCTATAGCCGAAAGGAAATTATTGGCCGTAACTGCCGCTTACTGCAGGGGGAGGACCGTAGCCAAAAAGAGCGTGATATAATAAAGCACGCCATACAACAGGGTGAACATTGTGTGGTTGAAATACGAAATTATACTAAAACAGGCGAACTGTTTTGGAACGAGCTGTACGTATCTCCCATAAAAAGTGCTACAGGCAACGTTACCCATTTTATAGGCGTGCAGCACGATGTTACCCGCCGTAAAAAAGCCGAACTGGAATTGCTTCATCAGCAGGACGTGATGGAGAAGAAGATTGAGGAACGTACCAAAGTAATTAGGGAAAGCGAGGAGTACCTGGCCAGTATCTATCAAACCGTACGTGAAAGCCTTATTGTTTTAGACCCTGATTTTAAGGTTCTGAGCATAAATTATCATTTCCTAAAAACCTTTAAAGTATCGGTTGGCGAAACTGAGGGGAAAGGTTTATATGAGCTGGGCAACGGGCAATGGAATATCGCTAAACTAAAGGAACTGCTGGAAAGTATTTTGCCAACCAATAACCCTGTGGAGAACTTTGAAGTGGAACATGATTTTCCGCACATTGGCCGCAAGGTAATGTTGCTCAATGCTCATCGCGTAGAATTAGAGGGGCAGTATAAAGACCGCATACTTATCGCCATAGAAGATATAACCGACCGACGCGAAATAGAGCGTCGGAAAGACGACTTTTTATCGATAGCCAGCCACGAGTTAAGAACGCCGCTTACTACTATAAAAGGCTATGTGCAAATGATGATTCGTTTTATGCCCGAAGGGGCAAATGAAAAATTTAAAAACATAGTTGATAAGACAGGCCTTTATGTAGAAAGGCTTAACACACTAATTGCTGAGCTACTGGATGTTTCGCGCATACAAACCGGCAACATAGAACTACACAAAGAGCCGTTTGACTTTGATAAAATGATTTATGAAACGGTTGAAGGCATGCAGACCGCTAATAAAGAGCATCGAATTATTGTGAGAGGCAGATCGACCAACAATTTTACCGGTGATGAATCGCATTTGGTACAGGTGATGAATAATCTCTTGTCAAATGCTATAAAATATGCGCCTGATGCGCGCGAGGTACAGGTTTACTTATCGTTAGTGAGCAATTACCTTAAGGTATCGGTAACCGATTATGGCATGGGTATAAGCAGCGATGATCAGAAACGGATTTTTGAGCGTTTTTATCGTGCAGGCGAAATACAACAGCATTTTCCGGGTATGGGTATAGGGTTATATGTGTGCGATCAAATTATAAAAAACCACGGCGGAACACTTTGGGTAGAGAGTGAGAAAGGGAAGGGCTCTACATTCAGTTTTACACTTCCATTAAATGAAAAGGATAACCATGAATAA
- a CDS encoding response regulator transcription factor: protein MNKKILVCDDDEGILDMVSFVLEDSGYDVIPERNSLNVYSLIEKEQPDLLLLDLWMPVLSGDQVLRVLKSNPQTKGLPVIVISASTEGKKIAEEAGASSFIAKPFDIDQLVNRVQHMLQ from the coding sequence ATGAATAAAAAAATACTCGTATGTGATGATGATGAGGGTATTCTGGATATGGTGTCCTTTGTGCTCGAGGACAGCGGTTACGATGTAATACCAGAACGTAATAGCCTCAACGTATACAGCCTTATTGAAAAAGAACAACCCGATCTGCTTCTGCTGGATCTATGGATGCCTGTACTTTCGGGTGATCAGGTGCTTCGGGTCTTAAAAAGTAATCCGCAAACCAAAGGGCTGCCGGTTATTGTTATATCGGCCAGTACTGAAGGGAAAAAAATAGCAGAAGAGGCGGGCGCCAGTAGTTTTATTGCCAAACCATTTGATATTGACCAGTTGGTTAACCGGGTGCAGCATATGCTGCAATAG
- a CDS encoding BNR repeat-containing protein → MTKLYTWLNACAVSVIFLTGIETNSFAQKNSPVSTIAADGWANNSVNTVIFRKNSLVTYKEWQYAAYYDKNQYVVLAKRKVGTQQWQIAKTSFTGDAGDAHKSISIIVDGAGYLHVAWGQHNNPLNYAVSLTPGSLQLGPKVSMTGQKEGKISYPEFYKLANGNLLFLYRDGGSGNGNLLLNSYDTGTQKWMRLQDNLIDGEGKRNAYWQMAVDQAGAIHLSWVWRETPDVSSNHDMAYACSKDGGVTWQKSSGEKYVLPITAGTAEYACHIPQKSELINQTSMVADAAGHPYIATYWRDSAQTVPQYHLVYHDGKKWNIKNLGFRKAAFSLSGGGTKRIPISRPQIIAWKNGRQTAAAIIFRDEELANLICIAVNGDLSKDNWKVESLHNRQVGSWEPTYDTELWKNSGVLNLFIQNTTQVDGEGNANVAPQPVEVLEWRPKLKTQ, encoded by the coding sequence ATGACCAAGCTTTATACCTGGTTAAATGCTTGCGCCGTTAGCGTAATCTTCCTTACCGGCATTGAAACAAACAGCTTTGCCCAAAAGAATTCCCCTGTTTCGACAATAGCTGCCGATGGTTGGGCCAACAATTCTGTTAATACGGTTATATTCCGTAAAAACTCGCTGGTAACTTACAAAGAGTGGCAATATGCAGCCTATTATGATAAGAACCAGTATGTGGTGCTGGCTAAACGTAAAGTTGGTACTCAACAATGGCAAATAGCCAAAACCTCTTTTACTGGTGATGCCGGCGACGCTCATAAATCCATCAGTATTATAGTTGATGGCGCCGGGTACCTGCATGTTGCCTGGGGGCAGCACAATAATCCTCTAAATTATGCCGTAAGCTTAACCCCTGGCTCTTTGCAGTTAGGGCCTAAAGTCAGCATGACCGGCCAAAAAGAAGGTAAAATTAGTTATCCGGAATTTTACAAGCTGGCCAATGGCAATTTGCTGTTCTTGTATCGCGATGGCGGTTCGGGTAATGGCAATTTGCTACTGAATAGTTATGATACAGGCACGCAAAAATGGATGCGCCTGCAAGATAATCTGATTGACGGCGAAGGCAAGCGCAACGCATACTGGCAAATGGCGGTAGATCAGGCAGGTGCAATACATCTTTCATGGGTTTGGCGTGAAACGCCTGATGTATCCAGTAACCATGATATGGCTTATGCGTGTTCTAAAGATGGCGGTGTAACCTGGCAAAAATCCAGCGGAGAAAAATATGTACTACCCATCACTGCTGGTACAGCCGAATATGCCTGTCATATTCCGCAAAAAAGTGAGCTCATAAATCAAACCTCCATGGTGGCTGATGCTGCCGGCCACCCTTATATTGCTACCTACTGGCGCGACAGCGCCCAGACAGTGCCACAATACCACCTGGTTTATCATGATGGAAAGAAATGGAATATTAAAAATCTGGGTTTTCGTAAAGCAGCATTTTCTTTAAGCGGTGGTGGTACCAAGCGTATACCCATTTCCCGTCCGCAAATTATTGCATGGAAGAACGGCAGGCAGACCGCAGCAGCTATTATCTTTAGAGACGAAGAACTAGCCAACCTGATATGTATAGCAGTGAACGGGGATTTAAGCAAGGACAATTGGAAAGTTGAAAGCCTGCACAACCGACAGGTTGGCTCCTGGGAACCAACTTATGATACCGAGCTATGGAAGAATAGTGGTGTACTTAACCTATTTATTCAAAACACTACACAGGTTGATGGTGAAGGTAATGCCAACGTAGCGCCACAGCCTGTTGAGGTGCTGGAATGGAGGCCCAAACTTAAAACACAATAA